The Apostichopus japonicus isolate 1M-3 chromosome 20, ASM3797524v1, whole genome shotgun sequence genome contains a region encoding:
- the LOC139961672 gene encoding origin recognition complex subunit 5-like: MDPENWKNEILCRDKQLSILLSLMGKNSQATPPAIFIYGHSSTGKTFLSRKIIEAKGAPQAFVNCIECQSQRLLYEDILGQLSGMLPCVQNDYARYARCETANDFVRLLKNLIANEKWEKETVYIVLDNAERLRNMEGHILPVFLRLSELCDCNVCVILLTQIIWEKFNATSGYLDPVKINFPDYSKNELLQIMTLDAPKEYSVAFYSSYVNLLLSIFHMACRDLSELRHLALINFPKYIEPIEKGDATEGDAHKLWRNIEPHLKKALQTVFLREVSSSQWEQYQLSDTSTLPPLLSARAHVELPFYSKFLLIAAYLASYNPAKSDRRFFAKSHGKIQQTKRMKKAETSSQLTGPKAFQLERLMAIFYSIVDVRVAPTAHIFSQISTLVTLQLLSQIGSGDQLDAPKYRCCVSLDFIRSVSRTVNFEVMKYLYEFAA; the protein is encoded by the exons ATGGACCCTGAAAATTGGAAGAATGAAATTCTATGCCGGGACAAGCAGTTGTCCATTTTATTGTCTCTTATGGGGAAA AACTCGCAGGCAACCCCTCCAGCTATCTTCATCTACGGCCACTCTTCAACaggtaaaacatttttaagTCGAAAGATTATTGAGGCTAAAGGAGCACCTCAGGCCTTTGTGAACTGCATAGAATGTCAGTCACAACGCCTGTTGTACGAGGACATCCTCGGACAGCTATCAGGAATGTTACCCTGTGTCCAGAACGACTATGCCAGATATGCTAGATGTGAGACTGCCAATGATTTTGTGAGACTGCTCAAAAATCTGATTGCCAATGAAAAATGGGAGAAAGAAACGGTTTACATC GTGCTCGACAACGCAGAGAGGCTCCGTAACATGGAAGGTCACATCCTTCCAGTATTTCTACGGCTCTCAGAGTTGTGCGATTGCAATGTGTGTGTGATATTACTCACTCAGATCATTTGGGAGAAGTTTAATGCAACCTCTGGATACCTTGATCCTGTCAAAATAAACTTTCCAGACTACAGCAAAA ATGAGTTACTTCAAATTATGACGTTAGATGCTCCAAAGGAATATTCGGTGGCTTTCTACTCATCTTATGTTAACCTGTTACTCAGTATATTCCACATGGCTTGCAGGGATTTGTCAGAGTTGCGACATCTG GCATTGATAAACTTTCCAAAATACATCGAGCCCATCGAGAAAGGAGATGCTACAGAGGGTGATGCCCACAAACTCTGGAGGAACATCGAACCTCACTTAAAGAAAGCTCTACAAACAGTCTTCTTAAGGGAGGTGTCCAG CTCTCAATGGGAACAATACCAGTTGAGTGACACCAGCACCCTGCCACCTCTTCTGTCGGCAAGGGCTCATGTAGAATTACCATTCTACTCCAAGTTTCTTTTAATAGCTGCCTATTTGGCTTCCTACAACCCTGCCAAGTCAGATAGGAGGTTCTTTGCAAAGAGTCATGGGAAAATTCAGCAAACAAAGAGAATGAAAAAGGCCGAG aCCAGCAGCCAATTGACTGGACCAAAGGCATTCCAGTTAGAAAGATTAATGGCCATCTTTTATAGCATTGTGGATGTCAGAGTAGCACCCACTGCGCATATATTCTCTCAG ATTTCTACTTTAGTCACCTTACAATTGTTATCACAGATTGGGTCAGGTGATCAGCTGGATGCTCCAAAGTACAGATGCTGCGTGTCTCTAGATTTTATAAGATCGGTGTCAAG AACTGTCAATTTTGAGGTCATGAAATACCTGTATGAGTTTGCTGCTTGA